The following nucleotide sequence is from Drosophila simulans strain w501 chromosome 3L, Prin_Dsim_3.1, whole genome shotgun sequence.
CCCTAAGAACATTACACGAATtccaattgaaaatgaaatgaaaacaattcaAGCCTCAAATAGTAAAAACATTTCAAGAGCCAGCCAAAAAGTGCCGAAAGCAGAatgtataaaatgaaaaatgaaatggtaAGCCATATattgtgtgtatatattcAGCGGAAAGCCGAAAGGCAGGAAAAGATCTTTCCGCTGTAAACagtaaaattgttgccaaaaTCGAGAGGCAGACAGAATGTTTAATACAAAGCAACGTCCTTCAACCGTTGACCCGttcacattgcgtatacgtcaCGTTGGCCGTAGACTTTTCCATTGACTAATGCATTAAAAATCTAATATGatttgcttatttaaattGGGCAAGAGTGTCGAATTGTTTGTTGCAGTTGTGCTAGCACCGCCTCAGTAAATAAATCTAATTACACTCTCTCTTGGTTGCCTCATCGTTCGGCAAAAAAGTCTGGTGGGAAAGAAACACTAATAAAATTGTCGAAACTGTCGAGGAAAAACAGATGCCTAGATACTtgatttttatgcttttttgcATCAGGCGAGCTAGCTCGTCAAAGCATTCGCCTAGATGATGATATGTGGCATTCATCTCTTCAGGGTCAGCGTGCAACTGGATCAAGTGCTGCCCTAAAATGTGGTCAACGAAATGCAGAATGCCACAAATGCAGGGCACACGTCGAATTAAACAATGGGAACAATGGGCGAAAAGGTTTGAGTTTGTGATGGCTTGTGGATGCTCTTTGGGATTTGGGTATacataataatgaaaatattatagcTTGTAAAAACATAGCTTATATGCCATGCAATTATGCTAATtaacactgcgtatgcgtaatttgatATGCAGCCTcatatcaagtatacgcctaGTTATCTTGTGGTAATTATGAGCTCTGCTGAGGTAAGTGCGCCTGATGCTTCTTAAATCCACGACATCCTCTCTGAGAAATTCAGAGTGCTCTTAGCGGAAACCCCATTTAACGATTAGGATTCGCCAATCGAATTCATGTTTCTCAGCATGTAGTCGCCGTTGCCGGCGGATATAAGTACATCTacatgtatgtgtatgtaagAAACAGATTTGTGGCGCAGTGTactctgctgccgctgctgttgctgcaaaaAGGAATAcgaattgtattttaaaattagtacTTGAGCAGCTTTGCGATCGAACAAAACGCTTAACGGATTGCAATTTCGCGCCGCCTGCGCCTCGCAGGccagaaaaatataaacaatcaaaaataaatatatattttcgggATAAACCATCGCTGGATCGGATGAGCCTCTGATCTTCCAGTCTATCTTCAACATCAGGATGAGCCCCAAGCTGCACGAGTTCGCGGTGGTGCTACTGCGCGATGGTCAGGCCACGCCCTGGGGCATCCGTTTGGTGGGCGGCAACGATCTGGACACGCCGCTAATCATCACCAGGGTAAATGGGCGTTATATAACCAGAGAGACTGTCGCCTTGTGGTCGCTTGTGGTCCATTCATCAAAATTGAGCCAGAGAAGAAATCGCTGAGGAAAAGCGATTGGCCTTTGTGCCCCGCATGCCGCTTTGTTCTCAGCGcccaaataaacaacaacaaatcaaaatagCGAAACGGgcacagcaacaataaacGCTGCAGCGTTGCCAAAATGCGACGCCAGTAAAACTAATTGAGGCGCAACCGAATAGTCGAAGAAAATTTCCACTTTTCCTACCCCCTTTTCACTAAACTACGAtgtaaacacacacaatttgGCGATCATAATTCTGTCTGCATCTATTTAGGCACCCATAAATCTGTGTCAAGGTTGCAACCAGCCCGTTGCACCCTatactgtgtgtgtgtgtgtgtgtataatgACCTTTATACCCCCTTTTCCAACCCCCCTCCGTTGCAGGTGCAAGTGGGCAGCCCAGCGCATGGCGAACTTCTAAGAGGCGATATCATCTCGAAGATCGGCGAGTACGACGCACGCGACCTGAGTCATGCGGATGCACAGCAGCTGTTCCGCGGCGCTGGCAACGAGATCCGCCTGGTGGTGCACAGGTGAGCCAGGAAATCCGCGCATCTGCATACAGATGAAGGGGATACCAAAGATACCAATAAGTTCCGTATGTTTTAGATCAGTTTTTTCtattaattgctttaaaattaaaagatttaaaaatgccttttgtCATCCAAAAAGATTATAGTCATAGTATATTGTTATAAAAAACTTAACTTATTAAGCTGTGGCAGCTAATGCTCCATTGCTAAAAAGAAACCTTCGTCTTGGAACAATTAGCATTAGGAAACATTAAGAACtgacttttattttgtatagtttgttatatgataaatattaataattcttAATTACAGGGATAACAAAATTGCCTACACGCAGGGTGCAACTCAGGAGGCAGGTCCTGGATCGCGAAGCAACTCCACTTTGCCGCCGGTCACTCCGGATCTGTTGCCCCACCGCGGTCCGTCGCCTTTTTTGCCCGGACCTAGCCACTTTGAGAGGGCCCTGCAGTTGCCGGTGGACACCTTGCCGCAGACCGTGTTTCCCCAACTGAACTCATCCGGTGGCTATGAGGTGCCATCGACTGTGTTCTCGCCCAAACCGACCAGGGACCATCAACAGGACGTCGATGAGGAGCAGGCCGCCATTGTGAATCAGGTAAGATAGATATCTAAATGTTTTCTAAGGAATACAGTTCTTAAAAtcagtttattaattttaaccCATTGTGTGTTGAAAAACATTTATCCCGAATGGTATGCTGCGAGTGCTGAGATTTTGATAAATCCTTTagcaatttttaaaaagtttggaTGAAGATACTTAAAACTAATAATTGAATAGATtaattttacattatttttcaatCTAATATCTAGGATTGCATCtcaaacaattatttttatgtaagTTGGTATCTTTTCGATCTATAAATATTACAACAAGGTATTAATATTATccaatatttttcatatacaTAATTCTGCAGTTGaccgttgcatacttttcgggaatcaatatgaaaaatgtgtgtaaaattaatgtagtaaaatattttccgcGATGTCAATCGAAAATAGCTAAATGTTTAAGCCAACTGtgttatgtttttcatttccattgtCAGTGTATGTAGATTTTGAAAATGTTCATGTAAAACGCTTTCGAAAATGTAGAAAACAGTTCGTTTTTGTAATTTGAATACACTCAATCAAAACGATGACATCAGCACATAACAATGTTGTTGGTCAAGGTTCCATCGCTTACATCCGCTATATATAGACTTCGGATCGAGGATGCGGGGTGCTAAACAGGAAAAGGCTCGGTGACGCAGTGCGCAGGTGGAAATTGGCTGGgaatcaaagaaaaacaagtcaGAATCTCTTACAGAGAACTAGCCCGCCCCCAAAACTCGGCGGAAAATGCCAAGAGCCAAAAACGCAAATAAACAAGCGTCTATTTTCCGAACTATTTCTGTGGCAGGTGAGTGGGGTGCAGGGCGGGGATTTTGATCCACTGTCCGTCCAAAACCTGTGATGCTCCGTGGCAAGGCCACTCAGCACACCTCCCTCCTCACTCCATATGTCCCATTACCCTCGGATGGGATGACGCCGCTAATGAATCAAGACACTTGCCAAGGTCGCAATTTGATGTTTGGCAGTGCGGCaccgaaataaaatcaagGTGCCTACCTACATGATTTTAATGTTTGACGATTTGTCATACGAAGGTGTGAGAAAATTGTCTCGGGGAAAAGTTCCAGAACAGGTGACCTCCCCACGATGATGAGAGTTGGTCTATTCTCAGCATTATATTGCTAGGGGTTATTGTACTTTGCCTTAACTAATTTATGGTTAATATGTACCTTGAATGCGTTCTATTTGTGTTCTTAATTTCTCTTTGTTAGAGGCGTGGAACGCACAAAAAACCATCAGTCGGATTGTTTATTGACcgttttgttttaaacaaaCGCGGGtacaccaaaaaaaattgtggTGCTGAAAAAATAGGTGATATGGTTTGGGAATTATTAATATTGCAAAAAGGTTGGAACTTAAAAAACTGAGaattataagtatatatattaaaaggtttataatatatgtatatataataatccTTTCTGTAAACCATAATTTTTCTTCAAGTGCATCACACATAGTCAAACGAATTGCAATCTTCGCAGTGGGGAACATATGTGTGTAGCACATGATTTCGTGTTATGCGTTCCTTGGATCCTCCATCGAACTTGAAACTTTTCCAACGCCTTTCAAGGCCAATTACACCTGCTCGTGTGTCTTTGGCTCCATACGCCCCGTCAAAATCCACATCAAATGATATGCCCAATGCCCTGTTTCAATGCCAATTGCTTATGACAGCCAAGAAAACTCAGCATGCCAATGCCAATATGGTTTTGAGATTTACGACCTGAGATCGGTATCTTTGGAACTGTCAGAATTATTTgacaaatttgcaaattggAAATGCTTAGTGCCAGTGCAATTTTGCGAAAGCAAACTGAGCAAATCAATAATTTAGCTGCAGATTTGCGAAATATTTCTATATTCACATTTATGTTGCTGCAGTGGGGCGAAACAATAACCTCGAGTGCGATAAATATTTGTGCCTAATTTCGAAATGTGAAAAAGTGCTATGTGAAATTGCTCCACAAAagcagcaattaaaacatatacGCGAGATATGTTATATGTGAATAATGTGAATAATTCTCGACTGAGGCGGCAggacaaacaacaacatccgTTGGGGGGAGGAAATGGGGGCGGTGTTTAAGGTGGCGCGTGGGCGGGAaccgagaaaaaaaaaaaacaaaaatatagatCACACCAAGTCCAAGTTTATACGACGACGGtgtattgttgttgcccgAGTTTACGCTCGGTGAACAGGCTATTTgcacaaaaacatattttgtatatttaggAAAATCTGCTCTCTCTCGAATATATAGGATTTTCTAGCGGATTGGTATGGGTGCGTGGGTCGAACGGCCTCTGACCGTCAGCACTCGGTTTTCTATATGGTGGCtcacacagacagacaggcaGATAGACACTCTCCAACCAATACCGAGTTGGCTATATAGACAAATTGGAATTCCGCGCAGTCGGAATAGCAATAATTCGCCagcatttgaaaattttcgaatCAGTTGCGTTCggaatattgaaaaataaacaacaataagaCTCGAGCTCGAGCATCCTTTTTGTAGTGAATCCTAGTGAAAAGATCTCCGATCTCACCAGCTGCAGCGTTGATTTAAACGTGACGAAGAAGCAAGTTGCCaataatatattacaaaacttaaaaaaaatattacaaaaaaaaaaaaattaaaaaacactgCGTGATCTTCCATTACGTAATTGCACCTGGCTATAATATCTTTCGTTTCTATTTCGTTCGAATTGAAGGAGTTTAAATTCaaacccaaaacacacacattacaAAAATGGAGTACGTTCAGTTCAAAAACGGATCCCCAGTCTACTACAAGGAGCAGCCAGACCTCAATGAGTGCATTCAATACCAAGTAAGCGAGCCAGTGAACAATTAACACGAATTAAACCacatatagaaaaatatttaaaaataagccTGAGGAACGCGAAAATTGTGTTTTGATATATGAACATAATCTCAAATGAAGATTTTACTATTGGTTTCATAAAAGATACTGGTTTAACCACATTAGAGAAAGCATATCATgttgatatttaattaattttgaattacttttaaatatttcgaatttctaAGTACGTGCCACAATCCAGATGAAACATTTCACCTTTACCGTCAACCATTTGATCTTGGAATTCAAGTTCAAATGCAAACGCCAGCGCCAACAGACCTGTATGTTTTTCGAGGCTTTTCGCCTTACTGCTCCCtcagaaatatatgtatttgagGAATAGGAATATAGAACGCCATATACCCACACCTATAGATACATTCATGCATATATCTGGCTGGCCTCTCTGCATATAGCTTATTATTCAAACATTTGTTCGCCTTTCGTCAATACGCGTCGAAAGGCAACCAGAGTTTTTGAAACATATTTTTCATTGCGCTCTGGTTGTGTCGGTGCTCAATGTAATTCATACCACTCAAATGGGGATATTTTTAGAGCAGAGAGCGCAGGAAGAACAACAATAagccagcaaataaataaacaaaatgattatagaacaaattaatttcatgtCGAGATGGCCAACGAGCCCACACGAATTCAGAAGCACTGGTGTTAATTTGACTGGTACGTTCTGAAAACGCCTCAGAAAACAATGGCAGCAGACTTTCCCTATGATTTTCACAACTTTTGGCACGACCCAAGATTCAAACTTGTGGCGCAGCGAAAGTGGAAAACGTTTTCACTTTTGCGTTTTGTGTATTGCGGAACTATTTAGTTTATTCTTACTTGCTTAAGGCTAACAGGAAGGGGATTCTCTATAACTTATTGGTCAACGGATCGGATTAGAAATAGATTATGGGCGCAACATTTACTTAAATTTATGACACACACAAAGTCTCGAAGATTCGATTCAATTAATAGTCAGAAAATAGCAGAAAATGTCGAAAGTGACCGtcaaatgatatttcaaaatatttcagtgCTTGCGCCAACCacgaattttaaaattagcgTCAAAAAGTATTCTTATACATATACGTTCGTCCCCAAGGTGaatgaaaatgagaaaaatgcGCAATTAACCAGCAGTTTGTCGGGCACACTAATTTCCTAGAGGTAATCGTCCAGATCGTCACTTGCTCAGGCAGGCGGTATCGCTGAGGATCGAGGCGATCAGCTGCTTGTCGCTCAGCGCCGCAtgcacctcctcctcgtccCACTGCAGCAGAACCTTGTGCAAGCGCGGCTCCTTCTTGCGCATGATCCGCAGAATGCCTCGGGTCTCGACCAGATGTACAGTACCTGTGAACTCCGCTTGGTCCAGGGCCAGGATGTTGCGTTTGGCGCACACTCTCCTGTAGACCTCGTGCAGGCGACCCATGCTGATGTCTTTGTTGCGCTCGTTgcgcagcatcagcaccagGGTGCACAGCATCAGCTTCTGCTGCAGCGGAAAGGATCCCTCGATGTCCTCCTCCAGATTCTGTGAGGCACCGTAGACCTTGTTCAGCACTGCAGCCACTTGGGTGACCTGAACGGGCTTCAGAGTGTCTGAAATAGTCCAGATATGATTTCTTATAACACAGTCTATACATTCATCTTTATATACTAAAGAAACGAAGGTTTACCTTGCTTTTCCTTGGCCTCCACCGCATCCTTGCCCTCCAGTTGCAGGGCCTTCATATTGAACTCCTTTTCGCCATCGCGCTTCTGCTGTTCTGCTATCTCGACCACTCGTCGTCCAATGTCCAGCGCCCTTCGCACATCTCCACTGATCGCACTCACCTTGGcggccagcagctgcagggTCACGGGTGGAAAGACGTCAAgcacctccgcctccgccaGGCGAGATTTGAATATCTCCACGATCTGCTGCTTGGAGTAGGGCGGGAAGTGCATCAGTCTAGGCTTCAGCTCGCACCTTGCATTCAGTCGCATCAGCGCACGATCTGTGAGATCCAAACTATTTGCAATGCCCACAAGCAGTATCCTGGAGCCGGGAAGAGCTGGCCATTCGAAGATCGTGTATAGCACCTCCTGCCTGCTGGTGCAGAGCTGATCAATCTCGTCCAGCACCAGCAGAAGCATTCGCTTTGCAGTCTTCAGGTGACGCTGAATGGCCTCCAAGTGATCTCTCTCTGTGCGACCGCTGACTTTGAGCTGCAGTTCGGTGCATAGCTTCTTGTAAACTGCTCCTACACTTGCTATGCTGGTGCAGTTAATGTACACACGTTGCAGGCGCTTGGAGAAGTCGGGATCTCTGAGCAGTAGCGATAGGCAGGCGGTCTTGCCTGTTCCTGGCTGACCGGAGACATAGAGGCTGCCGGAAGTCTGGCTTTCCAGGTGACTGCTGAAGAATTCACGTAGCTCTTGGAGCTGGGACTCACGTCCTGGCAAGTTTTGTGTCTCGGCGCTGTTCAGCACTCGTCTGGCGTTTTGGTATTTGTTGCGTGAGGGAGAGGGCAGGTTATTCTGTTGGGTTTCCTCAttggtttgggttttttctttaGTTTGGATTTTATTCGGCTGCTTTGTTGGAGGtttctcctgctccttttgCGCTAATGGATCCTCCTGCTGTTTTGGCCGTGCCTTTGCCTCATCCTTGGCTTGAAGTTTCGGTTGCGGCTCAGCCTTGTCAGTCTTGTGTGTGGTCGCCTCCACCTCTTCCTCCTGGCGCTCGTCGATGCTGAGCCTGTCCAGCAGCCGCGAAGGACTGATCAGGTGCTGTGGCAATGGCTGCAACTTTCTCTGCTTCGGCGGCGATCCATG
It contains:
- the LOC6737318 gene encoding PDZ and LIM domain protein 7 isoform X11, coding for MSPKLHEFAVVLLRDGQATPWGIRLVGGNDLDTPLIITRVQVGSPAHGELLRGDIISKIGEYDARDLSHADAQQLFRGAGNEIRLVVHRDNKIAYTQGATQEAGPGSRSNSTLPPVTPDLLPHRGPSPFLPGPSHFERALQLPVDTLPQTVFPQLNSSGGYEVPSTVFSPKPTRDHQQDVDEEQAAIVNQPYRTTPLVLPGAKVKKDAPTTESYLRHYPNPAVRAHPGHDYHDSIMKQRVADTMLHKVVGSEADTGRVFHKQFNSPIGLYSNNNIEDTIRSTVPFATSESNRLKDSPLHRPLPTKLNGNQYQRQYPGRRTM
- the LOC6737318 gene encoding PDZ and LIM domain protein 4 isoform X12; the encoded protein is MSPKLHEFAVVLLRDGQATPWGIRLVGGNDLDTPLIITRVQVGSPAHGELLRGDIISKIGEYDARDLSHADAQQLFRGAGNEIRLVVHRDNKIAYTQGATQEAGPGSRSNSTLPPVTPDLLPHRGPSPFLPGPSHFERALQLPVDTLPQTVFPQLNSSGGYEVPSTVFSPKPTRDHQQDVDEEQAAIVNQPYRTTPLVLPGAKVKKDAPTTESYLRHYPNPAVRAHPGHDYHDSIMKQRVADTMLHKVVGSEADTGRVFHKQFNSPIGLYSNNNIEDTIRSTVPNQYQRQYPGRRTM
- the LOC6737318 gene encoding PDZ and LIM domain protein 2 isoform X5; translation: MSPKLHEFAVVLLRDGQATPWGIRLVGGNDLDTPLIITRVQVGSPAHGELLRGDIISKIGEYDARDLSHADAQQLFRGAGNEIRLVVHRDNKIAYTQGATQEAGPGSRSNSTLPPVTPDLLPHRGPSPFLPGPSHFERALQLPVDTLPQTVFPQLNSSGGYEVPSTVFSPKPTRDHQQDVDEEQAAIVNQPYRTTPLVLPGAKVKKDAPTTESYLRHYPNPAVRAHPGHDYHDSIMKQRVADTMLHKVVGSEADTGRVFHKQFNSPIGLYSNNNIEDTIRSTVPYKKTVQYDPRNSETYRAIQEEGGYSNYGQSSPQEVTIPVQTKVYQPNRLVPGKKPVSAPVSRPPYNVVNTHDENIRQSGSFNRLMYSVIGATEY
- the LOC6737319 gene encoding cell division control protein 6 homolog, with protein sequence MAAVRRSTRLSSISKAAAASPLPPSTQTPRRSEVWKRRQPKKVLADSDEEEEAVTAIYDLTSPVSENNENRNVLNKMDKISRRRTSQVQVAQSELPKTPRSTKKTAQSAGSSRAKREQENREATARFLEGEQDPEVDPLHGSPPKQRKLQPLPQHLISPSRLLDRLSIDERQEEEVEATTHKTDKAEPQPKLQAKDEAKARPKQQEDPLAQKEQEKPPTKQPNKIQTKEKTQTNEETQQNNLPSPSRNKYQNARRVLNSAETQNLPGRESQLQELREFFSSHLESQTSGSLYVSGQPGTGKTACLSLLLRDPDFSKRLQRVYINCTSIASVGAVYKKLCTELQLKVSGRTERDHLEAIQRHLKTAKRMLLLVLDEIDQLCTSRQEVLYTIFEWPALPGSRILLVGIANSLDLTDRALMRLNARCELKPRLMHFPPYSKQQIVEIFKSRLAEAEVLDVFPPVTLQLLAAKVSAISGDVRRALDIGRRVVEIAEQQKRDGEKEFNMKALQLEGKDAVEAKEKQDTLKPVQVTQVAAVLNKVYGASQNLEEDIEGSFPLQQKLMLCTLVLMLRNERNKDISMGRLHEVYRRVCAKRNILALDQAEFTGTVHLVETRGILRIMRKKEPRLHKVLLQWDEEEVHAALSDKQLIASILSDTACLSK